One Tamandua tetradactyla isolate mTamTet1 chromosome 19, mTamTet1.pri, whole genome shotgun sequence genomic region harbors:
- the LOC143663499 gene encoding double homeobox protein A-like, whose product MGLKSKLSPCQGLDGSTALLQNLLLKEIFGLLLTCLRHQGSFNMAQEDSTNETIATCQRRSHTKFTPDQLKLLIDTFNQKPYPGYATKQKLALEINTKESRIQIWLQNRSARCSFQGTETEQVFESNQAHRQDAPAGTQVGEARQCRTTYKSSQLCALIKAFKKNPYPGSDSRERLAKEIGVSEARVQIWLQN is encoded by the exons ATGGGCCTCAAGAGCAAACTCAG TCCTTGCCAAGGCTTGGATGGATCAACAGCTCTCCTGCAG AATCTTTTACTAAAAGAGATTTTTGGACTCCTACTCACATGTTTGAGACACCAAGGATCTTTCAACATGGCCCAGGAAGACTCCACAAATGAGACCATCGCTACATGTCAAAGGCGCAGTCACACCAAATTCACACCAGATCAGCTGAAACTTCTCATAGACACGTTCAACCAAAAACCTTACCCAGGTTATGCTACCAAACAAAAACTTGCTTTAGAAATTAACACCAAAGAGTCTAGAATCCAGATTTGGCTTCAGAATCGAAGCGCTAGATGCTCCTTCCAGGGGACAGAAACTGAGCAGGTCTTCGAATCAAACCAGGCCCACAGACAAGATGCCCCTGCAGGGACTCAAGTTGGAGAAGCCAGGCAGTGTCGGACCACCTATAAATCTTCCCAATTGTGTGCTCTCATCAAGGCTTTCAAGAAAAACCCTTACCCTGGGAGTGATTCCAGAGAAAGACTTGCTAAAGAAATTGGGGTTTCAGAGGCAAGAGTCCAAATTTGGTTGCAAAACTGA